One region of Streptomyces rishiriensis genomic DNA includes:
- a CDS encoding acyl-CoA thioesterase: MRHIYRCPLRWADMDAYGHVNNVVFLRYLEEARIDFLFRPEKDFKQGSVVARHEIDYKRQLVHRHSPVDIELWITQIRAASFTITYEVKDGDQVYVTASTVIVPFDFEAQRPRRLTAEEREFLAEYRDDDEEAVAA, from the coding sequence TTGCGGCACATCTACCGCTGCCCACTGCGCTGGGCGGACATGGACGCGTACGGCCACGTCAACAACGTGGTCTTCCTCCGCTACCTGGAGGAAGCCCGTATCGACTTCCTGTTCCGCCCGGAGAAGGACTTCAAGCAGGGGTCCGTGGTGGCGCGTCACGAGATCGACTACAAGCGGCAGCTCGTCCACCGGCACTCCCCGGTCGACATCGAGCTGTGGATCACGCAGATCAGGGCCGCGTCCTTCACCATCACCTACGAGGTGAAGGACGGCGACCAGGTCTACGTCACCGCCTCCACGGTGATCGTGCCGTTCGACTTCGAGGCGCAGCGGCCGCGCCGTCTCACCGCCGAGGAGCGTGAGTTCCTCGCCGAGTACCGGGACGACGACGAGGAGGCCGTCGCCGCATGA
- the ettA gene encoding energy-dependent translational throttle protein EttA, with protein MAEYIYTMRKTRKAHGDKVILDDVTLSFLPGAKIGVVGPNGAGKSTVLKIMAGLEHPSNGDAFLSPGYSVGMLLQEPPLDESKTVLENVQDGAAEIMGKLKRFNEVAELMATDYSDALLDEMGKLQEDLDHANAWDLDTQLEQAMDALGCPPGDWPVTNLSGGERRRVALCKLLLEAPDLLLLDEPTNHLDAESVQWLEQHLAKYPGTVVAVTHDRYFLDNVAEWILELDRGRAHPYEGNYSTYLETKASRLKVEGQKDAKRAKRLKEELDWVRSNAKGRQAKSKARLARYEEMAAEADKMRKLDFEEIQIPPGPRLGSIVVEVNNLSKAFGEKVLIDDLSFTLPRNGIVGIIGPNGAGKTTLFKMIQGLEDPDSGSIKVGETVKISYVDQSRENIDPKKSLWAVVSDELDYINVGQVEMPSRAYVSAFGFKGPDQQKPAGVLSGGERNRLNLALTLKQGGNLLLLDEPTNDLDVETLSSLENALLEFPGAAVVVSHDRWFLDRVATHILAYEGESKWFWFEGNFESYEKNKVERLGADAARPHRATYKKLTRG; from the coding sequence TTGGCTGAGTACATCTACACCATGCGCAAGACGCGCAAGGCACACGGCGACAAGGTCATCCTTGACGACGTAACGCTGAGCTTCCTGCCCGGCGCGAAGATCGGTGTGGTCGGGCCCAACGGTGCCGGTAAGTCCACCGTTCTGAAGATCATGGCGGGGCTCGAGCACCCCTCCAACGGTGACGCGTTCCTGTCGCCCGGCTACAGCGTCGGGATGCTGCTCCAGGAGCCGCCGCTCGACGAGTCCAAGACCGTTCTGGAGAACGTGCAGGACGGCGCGGCCGAGATCATGGGCAAGCTCAAGCGCTTCAACGAGGTCGCCGAGCTGATGGCGACGGATTACTCCGACGCGCTCCTCGACGAGATGGGCAAGCTCCAGGAGGACCTGGACCACGCCAACGCGTGGGACCTGGACACCCAGCTGGAGCAGGCCATGGACGCCCTGGGCTGCCCGCCCGGCGACTGGCCCGTCACCAACCTCTCCGGTGGTGAGCGCCGCCGCGTCGCGCTGTGCAAGCTGCTGCTCGAGGCCCCCGACCTGCTGCTGCTCGACGAGCCCACCAACCACCTGGACGCCGAGTCCGTGCAGTGGCTGGAGCAGCACCTCGCGAAGTACCCCGGCACCGTCGTCGCCGTCACCCACGACCGGTACTTCCTCGACAACGTCGCCGAGTGGATCCTGGAGCTCGACCGCGGTCGTGCCCACCCCTACGAGGGCAACTACTCCACCTACCTCGAGACCAAGGCGAGCCGTCTCAAGGTCGAGGGGCAGAAGGACGCCAAGCGTGCGAAGCGTCTGAAGGAGGAGCTCGACTGGGTGCGGTCCAACGCCAAGGGGCGTCAGGCCAAGTCCAAGGCGCGTCTCGCCCGCTACGAGGAGATGGCGGCCGAGGCCGACAAGATGCGGAAGCTGGACTTCGAGGAGATCCAGATCCCGCCGGGCCCGCGTCTGGGCTCCATCGTCGTCGAGGTGAACAACCTCTCCAAGGCCTTCGGCGAGAAGGTGCTGATCGACGACCTCAGCTTCACGCTGCCGCGTAACGGCATCGTCGGGATCATCGGCCCGAACGGCGCCGGCAAGACCACGCTCTTCAAGATGATCCAGGGACTCGAGGACCCCGACTCCGGGTCCATCAAGGTCGGCGAGACCGTCAAGATCTCGTACGTCGACCAGAGCCGCGAGAACATCGACCCGAAGAAGTCGCTGTGGGCCGTGGTCTCCGACGAGCTCGACTACATCAACGTCGGGCAGGTGGAGATGCCGTCCCGCGCGTATGTCTCCGCGTTCGGCTTCAAGGGCCCGGACCAGCAGAAGCCGGCCGGTGTGCTCTCCGGTGGTGAGCGCAACCGTCTCAACCTCGCGCTCACCCTCAAGCAGGGCGGCAACCTGCTCCTCCTCGACGAGCCGACGAACGACCTCGACGTCGAGACGCTGTCCTCCCTCGAGAACGCGCTGCTGGAGTTCCCCGGTGCGGCCGTGGTCGTCTCCCACGACCGGTGGTTCCTGGACCGGGTCGCCACCCACATCCTCGCCTACGAGGGTGAATCCAAGTGGTTCTGGTTCGAGGGCAACTTCGAGTCGTACGAGAAGAACAAGGTCGAGCGACTGGGTGCGGACGCCGCGCGCCCGCACCGCGCCACCTACAAGAAGCTGACCCGGGGCTGA
- a CDS encoding TQXA domain-containing protein, which produces MICSFSASFVRGRGAVRVAVAAMVSGLVAVGVIAGAGAASAAEVTQSQGGATATMGGLKTYGAAVIHADGGDQEVSAGLFEMSVEGGGTLQTYCVDLYNPTQKDAKYQETPWSGTSLGANKDAGRVRWILQHSYPQVNDLASLADKAGIDGGLSEQDAATGTQVAIWRYSDGADVDAVDPQAERLADYLQKAARPVAEPKASLTLEAPAVAGHPGELLGPVTVHTNASGVTVTPPLDAATSGVRIVGKDGKVVTSVTDGSQLFFDVPADSADGSAELTVQASTTVPVGRAFTSESRSQTQILAGSSESTVAATASATWAEQGAIPALSAAKDCAKTGVDITAVNQGDQVFTFELMGTEYTIPAGASRTVTIPLQEDQAYAFTINGPQGVESRFTGVLDCETQADEAEGLTTQTLVEPSPATVGGTSTTDDTNLAATGGTSATPLIAGTAIGLVVIGGAALLLLGRKENETNH; this is translated from the coding sequence GTGATTTGTTCGTTCTCCGCGTCGTTCGTGCGCGGGCGCGGGGCGGTCCGCGTCGCCGTGGCGGCGATGGTGTCCGGCCTCGTCGCCGTCGGTGTGATCGCCGGCGCCGGCGCGGCTTCCGCCGCCGAGGTGACACAGAGTCAGGGCGGCGCCACGGCGACGATGGGCGGTCTCAAGACCTACGGCGCCGCGGTGATCCACGCCGACGGCGGCGACCAGGAGGTCTCGGCGGGCCTGTTCGAGATGTCCGTCGAGGGCGGCGGCACCTTGCAGACCTACTGCGTCGACCTGTACAACCCCACGCAGAAGGACGCCAAGTACCAGGAGACACCCTGGAGCGGCACCTCGCTGGGAGCCAACAAGGACGCGGGACGCGTCCGTTGGATCCTCCAGCACTCCTACCCTCAGGTGAACGACCTGGCTTCGCTCGCGGACAAGGCCGGCATCGACGGCGGTCTCAGCGAACAGGACGCGGCCACCGGCACCCAGGTGGCCATCTGGCGCTACTCGGACGGCGCTGACGTCGACGCCGTCGACCCGCAGGCCGAGCGGCTCGCGGACTACCTCCAGAAGGCCGCCCGCCCCGTGGCGGAGCCCAAGGCGTCGCTCACCCTCGAGGCGCCCGCCGTCGCCGGTCACCCCGGCGAACTGCTCGGCCCGGTGACCGTGCACACGAACGCGAGCGGCGTGACGGTGACACCTCCGCTGGACGCCGCCACCAGCGGTGTACGGATCGTCGGCAAGGACGGCAAGGTGGTCACGTCCGTGACGGACGGCAGCCAGCTGTTCTTCGACGTGCCGGCCGACTCGGCCGACGGCTCGGCCGAGCTGACCGTCCAGGCCTCGACCACCGTCCCCGTCGGCCGTGCCTTCACTTCCGAGAGTCGCAGCCAGACCCAGATCCTGGCCGGCTCCAGCGAGTCGACGGTGGCGGCGACGGCGAGCGCCACCTGGGCGGAGCAGGGCGCGATACCGGCACTGTCCGCGGCGAAGGACTGCGCGAAGACCGGAGTGGACATCACGGCCGTCAACCAGGGCGACCAGGTCTTCACCTTCGAGCTGATGGGGACCGAGTACACCATCCCGGCCGGTGCCTCCCGGACGGTGACGATCCCGCTCCAGGAGGACCAGGCCTACGCCTTCACGATCAACGGCCCGCAAGGCGTGGAGAGCCGCTTCACCGGTGTCCTGGACTGTGAGACCCAGGCGGATGAGGCCGAGGGCCTGACCACCCAGACCCTCGTCGAACCGAGCCCGGCCACCGTCGGTGGCACCTCCACCACCGACGACACCAACCTCGCGGCGACGGGCGGCACCAGCGCCACCCCCCTCATCGCCGGCACCGCCATCGGCCTGGTGGTCATCGGCGGAGCGGCCCTCCTGCTCCTGGGCCGCAAGGAGAACGAGACCAACCACTGA
- a CDS encoding single-stranded DNA-binding protein yields the protein MNETMVCAVGNVATQPVYRDLAAGASVRFRLAVTSRYWDREKGTWTDGHTNFFTVWANRQLATNASASLNVGDPVMVQGRLRVRTESREGQQSWTSADIDAVAIGHDISRGTSAFRRSGRPEPMAVGSPARPEPDWETPAADAAEPEPETPQSRHREPVAVT from the coding sequence ATGAACGAGACGATGGTCTGCGCGGTCGGCAACGTGGCGACGCAGCCGGTCTACCGGGATCTGGCGGCGGGTGCGTCGGTGAGGTTCCGGCTGGCGGTGACCTCGCGCTATTGGGACCGGGAGAAGGGCACCTGGACGGACGGGCACACCAACTTCTTCACGGTGTGGGCCAACCGGCAACTGGCCACCAACGCGTCGGCCTCGCTGAACGTCGGCGACCCGGTGATGGTGCAGGGCAGGCTCAGGGTACGTACGGAATCGCGTGAAGGACAGCAGAGCTGGACGTCTGCGGACATCGACGCCGTGGCGATCGGCCACGACATCTCTCGGGGCACCTCCGCCTTCCGGCGGTCGGGCCGGCCCGAGCCGATGGCCGTCGGCTCACCGGCGCGGCCGGAGCCCGACTGGGAGACACCGGCCGCCGATGCCGCCGAACCGGAGCCGGAGACCCCGCAGAGCAGGCATCGCGAGCCGGTGGCGGTGACGTGA
- a CDS encoding GTPase, translating into MAEKASKLPAKASRGGARSEPGRGPGGLVPGRSGSSGPGSSGPGSGKSEAGGSEAGADSVGAWDDGLIARRVSEASAAEQAAVMETRVGGGGGNALPSAPLTYDGPLRSRLDALRELVGLSRARLDSRTLAEAGRVLDEAAARRRLSGQHTVVALAGATGSGKSQLFNALAGVNISETGVRRPTTSAPIACSWSDGASTLIDRLGIPGRLRRRPVQSQDAEAQLRGLVLIDLPDHDSAAVQHREQVDRVLALVDAVIWVVDPEKYADAVLHERYLRPMAGHAEIMFVVLNQVDRLPGEAAELVLDDLRRLLDEDGVALGEYGEPGATVLALSALTGDGVGELREVLGQFVAERGAAGRRIAADVDAAAWRLRPVYATGRRTGLSEEARDEFADRLADAVGATAAGEAAERAWLRNANRACGTPWLRLWRWQQDRRDPPTGRLPARAPADEEATARQRVEQAVRTVSERASAGLPTPWAQAVREAAVRGSHGLPEALDQLAARAGLPPGRPPRPGWWPVAVLAQAGMTLLQVVGGLWLLGQIVGVMAPNLGVPVLLMVTGIIGGPLVEWSCRLAARGPARRYGQDAERRLREAAAGCGRARVLDPVAAELLRYREVREQYARVTGVGAAAR; encoded by the coding sequence ATGGCGGAGAAGGCTTCCAAGCTGCCCGCGAAGGCCTCCCGTGGAGGCGCCCGTTCGGAACCGGGTAGAGGACCAGGCGGGTTGGTACCAGGTAGGTCGGGATCAAGTGGTCCGGGATCAAGTGGTCCGGGATCAGGCAAGTCGGAAGCGGGTGGGTCGGAAGCGGGTGCGGACTCCGTCGGGGCCTGGGACGACGGGCTCATCGCCCGTCGTGTGAGCGAAGCCTCCGCCGCCGAGCAGGCCGCCGTCATGGAGACCCGGGTCGGCGGTGGCGGCGGGAACGCCCTGCCGTCCGCCCCGCTCACGTACGACGGGCCCCTGCGGTCCCGGCTCGACGCGCTGCGTGAACTCGTGGGGCTCTCCCGCGCCCGGCTCGACAGCCGGACGCTTGCCGAGGCCGGCCGGGTGCTCGACGAGGCGGCAGCCCGGCGCAGGCTCTCCGGTCAGCACACCGTCGTCGCCCTCGCGGGCGCCACCGGCAGTGGCAAGTCGCAGTTGTTCAACGCCCTCGCCGGAGTGAACATCTCCGAGACGGGCGTGCGCCGCCCGACCACCTCCGCGCCCATCGCGTGCAGTTGGAGCGACGGTGCGTCGACCCTCATCGACCGGCTGGGCATCCCGGGCCGGCTGCGTCGGCGTCCGGTGCAGAGTCAGGACGCGGAGGCGCAGTTGCGCGGGCTCGTCCTGATCGACCTGCCCGACCACGACTCGGCGGCCGTCCAGCACCGTGAGCAGGTCGACCGCGTTCTGGCGCTCGTCGACGCCGTCATCTGGGTCGTCGACCCCGAGAAGTACGCCGACGCCGTGCTCCACGAGCGCTATCTGCGGCCCATGGCGGGTCACGCGGAGATCATGTTCGTCGTCCTCAACCAGGTCGACCGGCTGCCCGGTGAGGCCGCCGAGTTGGTCCTGGACGACCTGCGACGCCTGCTCGACGAGGACGGCGTCGCCCTCGGCGAGTACGGCGAACCGGGCGCCACCGTGCTCGCCCTGTCCGCGCTCACCGGCGACGGCGTCGGTGAGCTGCGCGAAGTGCTCGGCCAGTTCGTCGCCGAGCGCGGCGCCGCGGGCCGGCGGATCGCCGCCGACGTGGACGCCGCCGCGTGGCGGCTGCGCCCCGTCTACGCCACCGGGCGGCGCACCGGGCTCAGCGAGGAGGCGCGGGACGAGTTCGCGGACCGACTGGCGGACGCCGTGGGCGCCACCGCCGCGGGCGAGGCCGCCGAGCGCGCCTGGCTGCGCAACGCGAACCGGGCGTGCGGGACGCCGTGGCTACGGCTGTGGCGGTGGCAGCAGGACCGGCGTGACCCTCCGACCGGGCGGCTGCCGGCCCGCGCCCCTGCCGACGAGGAGGCCACGGCCCGGCAGCGCGTCGAGCAGGCGGTGCGCACGGTGTCCGAACGGGCCTCGGCGGGGCTGCCCACGCCGTGGGCGCAGGCGGTGCGGGAAGCGGCCGTACGCGGTTCTCACGGGCTTCCCGAGGCGCTGGACCAGTTGGCGGCGCGGGCCGGGCTGCCGCCGGGGCGGCCCCCGCGGCCGGGTTGGTGGCCGGTGGCCGTGCTGGCGCAGGCGGGCATGACCCTGCTCCAGGTGGTCGGCGGGCTGTGGCTGCTCGGACAGATCGTCGGGGTGATGGCGCCGAACCTCGGGGTTCCGGTGCTGTTGATGGTGACGGGCATCATCGGCGGTCCGCTCGTCGAGTGGAGTTGCCGGCTGGCGGCACGGGGACCGGCCCGGCGGTACGGGCAGGACGCGGAGCGCCGGTTGCGGGAGGCGGCGGCCGGGTGCGGCCGGGCCCGCGTACTGGATCCCGTCGCCGCGGAACTGCTGCGGTACCGGGAGGTCCGGGAGCAGTACGCGCGGGTGACGGGGGTGGGAGCCGCCGCGCGATGA
- a CDS encoding dynamin family protein — MVTLDVRPQLLDALSALRDRVAAARFPLPLAGAPRARANRDELLAQLDDYLVPRLRQPDAPMLVVVGGSTGAGKSTLVNSLVGQRVSEAGVLRPTTRTPVLVCHPEDHHWFSGMRVLPRLTRVWAPHQESSEDLLLPGEDGRHVLRIETADTLPPGLALLDAPDIDSLVADNRVLAAELICAADIWVMVTTAARYADAVPWHLLRTAKEYDAMLVTVLDRVPHQVVSEVSRQYGALLTKAGLGDVPRFTVPELPESAWGGGLLPATAVAPLRNWLVHQVQDPGSRHRALARTAQGVLNSLKARMPELAGAAASQYAAALRLTSAVDTAYDTEYTRVRGRLQSGAVLAGDALKRWRAFPLDCTAGELLDALVESLGALLLCAVTAADERVDDAWRREPASDAPELTDRDASPESTEHRIGLAVRRWRRELEEYAEDEVRGLERGVAPDPESVAALVATALLGGRRARSAGEGLAERIGAHGALRLRDRAGRLLTEHLDRVLHTERERRLAPLDGLEVHAEPQAELIAALSVLQKER, encoded by the coding sequence GTGGTGACCTTGGACGTACGGCCTCAGCTGCTCGACGCACTTTCCGCCCTGCGCGACCGTGTCGCCGCCGCACGCTTCCCGCTTCCCCTGGCGGGAGCCCCACGCGCGCGTGCCAACCGCGACGAACTGCTCGCCCAGCTCGACGACTATCTGGTGCCCCGGCTCAGGCAGCCCGACGCGCCGATGCTGGTCGTCGTGGGTGGCTCCACCGGCGCCGGCAAGTCGACCCTCGTCAACTCCCTGGTGGGCCAGCGCGTCAGCGAGGCTGGCGTGTTGCGGCCGACGACCCGGACGCCGGTGCTCGTCTGCCATCCGGAGGACCATCACTGGTTCAGCGGCATGCGGGTGCTACCGCGGCTCACGCGCGTGTGGGCGCCTCACCAGGAGTCCTCGGAAGACCTGTTGCTGCCCGGCGAGGACGGCAGACACGTACTGCGGATCGAGACCGCCGACACCCTCCCGCCGGGCCTCGCCCTCCTGGACGCACCCGACATCGACTCCCTCGTCGCCGACAACCGGGTGCTCGCCGCCGAGCTGATCTGCGCCGCCGACATCTGGGTGATGGTGACGACCGCCGCCCGATACGCCGACGCCGTGCCCTGGCACCTGCTCCGCACCGCCAAGGAGTACGACGCCATGCTCGTGACGGTCCTCGACCGCGTACCGCACCAGGTCGTCTCCGAGGTCTCCCGGCAGTACGGCGCGCTGCTCACCAAGGCCGGGCTGGGCGACGTACCGCGCTTCACGGTGCCGGAACTGCCCGAGTCCGCCTGGGGCGGCGGCCTCCTGCCGGCCACCGCCGTGGCGCCGCTGCGGAACTGGCTCGTCCACCAGGTCCAGGACCCGGGCTCCCGCCACCGCGCCCTGGCCCGTACGGCCCAGGGCGTTCTCAACTCCCTCAAGGCCCGGATGCCCGAACTGGCGGGAGCCGCCGCCTCGCAGTACGCCGCCGCGCTGCGCCTCACCTCGGCCGTCGACACGGCGTACGACACCGAGTACACGCGCGTGCGGGGCCGTCTCCAGAGCGGCGCCGTGCTCGCCGGCGACGCGCTCAAACGCTGGCGGGCCTTCCCGTTGGACTGCACCGCGGGTGAACTCCTCGACGCCTTGGTGGAGAGCCTCGGCGCGCTCCTGCTGTGCGCCGTCACGGCCGCCGACGAACGCGTCGACGACGCCTGGCGGCGCGAACCGGCCTCGGACGCACCGGAGCTGACGGATCGGGATGCCTCGCCGGAGAGCACCGAGCACCGCATCGGCCTGGCCGTACGACGGTGGCGGCGCGAGCTCGAGGAGTACGCCGAGGACGAGGTGCGCGGCCTCGAACGTGGTGTGGCGCCCGATCCCGAGTCGGTCGCCGCCCTCGTCGCCACCGCGCTGCTGGGCGGTCGCAGGGCGCGTTCGGCCGGCGAGGGGCTCGCGGAGCGGATCGGCGCCCACGGGGCGCTGCGGCTGCGCGACCGTGCCGGACGGCTCCTCACCGAACACCTCGACCGCGTGCTGCACACCGAACGCGAGCGGCGCCTCGCGCCCCTCGACGGGCTCGAAGTCCACGCCGAACCCCAGGCCGAACTCATTGCCGCGCTGTCCGTACTTCAGAAGGAGAGGTGA
- a CDS encoding 4'-phosphopantetheinyl transferase family protein — protein MTGHPVQVWWARLEDARPGLRTLLDPVEHARYESTVDPAGRGRFLVGCALSRLVLGELLGLPPAEVPLRRVCPRCGGPHGKVHLHRAPLSDGPPATPPLHDLSFSVTHSGALIGVAVCRGGEVGLDVEESHADVDVDSAARAALSDSELTALYARPATERQPAFLRTWTRKEAVLKALGVGLGVPLRELEVSAPEQPPAVLGWPGRLATRPPTSMADLYVDGTHPAAVAVAVTGAVAVPVAVTGAAEEPGEGPGEGPVSGPGEGEPGGVRVALHDGSRLLASYNR, from the coding sequence GTGACAGGACACCCGGTGCAGGTGTGGTGGGCCCGTCTGGAGGACGCCCGGCCGGGTCTGCGGACCCTTCTCGACCCCGTGGAACACGCCCGGTACGAGTCGACCGTCGACCCCGCGGGCAGGGGGCGCTTCCTGGTGGGCTGCGCCCTCAGCCGCCTGGTCCTCGGCGAACTGCTCGGGCTGCCCCCGGCGGAGGTCCCCCTGCGCCGGGTGTGTCCTCGCTGCGGCGGACCGCACGGCAAGGTCCACCTGCACCGGGCACCCCTGTCGGACGGCCCTCCGGCCACCCCACCGCTCCACGACCTCTCCTTCTCCGTCACCCACAGCGGCGCGCTCATCGGCGTCGCCGTCTGCCGGGGCGGGGAGGTGGGCCTCGACGTCGAGGAGTCCCACGCTGACGTCGACGTCGACTCCGCCGCGCGCGCAGCCCTGTCCGACTCGGAACTCACCGCGCTGTACGCCCGCCCGGCAACCGAACGGCAGCCCGCGTTCCTGCGCACCTGGACGCGCAAGGAGGCCGTGCTCAAAGCGCTCGGCGTGGGGCTGGGCGTACCGCTGCGCGAACTGGAGGTGTCCGCCCCCGAGCAACCGCCGGCCGTCCTCGGCTGGCCCGGCCGACTCGCCACCCGTCCCCCCACGAGCATGGCGGACCTCTACGTCGACGGAACGCATCCCGCGGCGGTCGCGGTGGCTGTCACGGGGGCGGTGGCGGTGCCGGTGGCTGTCACGGGGGCGGCTGAGGAGCCGGGGGAGGGGCCGGGGGAAGGACCGGTGAGTGGACCGGGGGAGGGGGAGCCCGGCGGGGTGCGGGTCGCCCTGCACGACGGCTCGAGGCTGCTGGCGTCGTACAACCGCTGA
- a CDS encoding alpha/beta fold hydrolase, which yields MRLHTQEWGTGERVAVLVHGIMSDHRTWHELVPVLTGRGYRVLAVDLRGHGSSARGEYEPRLFAEDLLETLPTAPEVALGHSLGALALALAVAELQPARAVYSEPAWQLAGAHGSLDPALFTLFKRSSRALAALSRPTHRGELDERLEKRAVAERQALDRWDEQTALALSTHRHIDHTPEKALVPSLVQASDPSMLVSAEMRAELVRRGFEVRTVPDAPHAIHRDRFDAFVESLSGWL from the coding sequence ATGCGACTGCACACACAGGAGTGGGGAACGGGCGAGCGCGTCGCCGTCCTCGTTCACGGCATCATGTCCGACCACCGCACGTGGCACGAGCTGGTCCCGGTCCTGACCGGACGGGGCTACCGCGTCCTCGCCGTGGACCTGCGCGGGCACGGCTCCAGCGCGCGCGGGGAGTACGAGCCCCGCCTCTTCGCCGAGGATCTCCTCGAGACGCTGCCAACCGCCCCGGAGGTCGCGCTGGGCCATTCGCTGGGCGCGTTGGCCCTGGCTCTCGCGGTGGCGGAGCTGCAACCGGCCCGCGCCGTCTACTCGGAACCCGCCTGGCAGCTCGCCGGGGCCCACGGCTCTCTGGACCCGGCCCTCTTCACACTCTTCAAGCGCTCGTCCCGCGCCCTCGCCGCGCTCTCCCGCCCGACGCACCGCGGGGAGCTGGACGAACGCCTCGAGAAGCGGGCCGTGGCCGAGCGGCAGGCACTCGACCGCTGGGACGAGCAGACGGCCCTCGCGCTCTCCACGCACCGGCACATCGACCACACGCCGGAGAAGGCTCTGGTGCCCTCTCTCGTCCAGGCTTCGGACCCGAGCATGCTCGTCAGCGCGGAGATGCGGGCGGAACTGGTGCGGCGCGGTTTCGAGGTGCGTACGGTGCCCGACGCACCGCATGCGATCCACCGGGACCGTTTCGACGCTTTCGTCGAGTCGCTGTCGGGGTGGTTGTGA
- a CDS encoding S-adenosylmethionine decarboxylase family protein — translation MTNSANLATEGINVDDLCSYAVDVWVSDHSILTDEERLLQVLRTAAEKGNATVLGEASHVFPNGAVTAILLLSASHLSIHTWPEFSLANVDLLAYGRLNGERMMQSVELGLSPTRINVTRMLRAVH, via the coding sequence ATGACCAACTCCGCCAACCTCGCCACCGAGGGTATAAACGTCGACGATCTGTGCTCTTATGCCGTCGATGTATGGGTGAGCGACCACAGCATCCTGACCGACGAAGAGCGCCTTCTCCAGGTGCTGCGTACGGCCGCCGAAAAGGGAAACGCCACGGTCCTCGGCGAGGCGTCGCACGTTTTCCCCAACGGTGCCGTCACCGCGATTCTCCTGCTTTCCGCGTCGCACCTGAGCATTCACACCTGGCCCGAATTCAGCCTGGCCAATGTCGACCTGCTCGCCTACGGCCGACTGAACGGCGAGCGGATGATGCAGAGCGTCGAGCTCGGCCTTTCGCCGACGCGGATCAACGTGACGCGTATGCTGCGCGCGGTTCACTGA